A window from Chitinophaga filiformis encodes these proteins:
- a CDS encoding glycoside hydrolase family 5 protein produces the protein MLNIYKPFVATLLILMLAAPSAIVAQDAPRMPEGFNIQRGVNISHWLSQSGGRHGVAQADYFTEKDVALLADKGFDHIRIPVEESELWDYREEKYKDAFALLHKAIGWCKQYHLRAIVDMHILRSHHFNSKSRALWDESAAQERFLQCWRELSAELKKYPSNLVAYELLNEPVADSASQWNDLLARGVALIRELEPKRVIVIGSNHYQSFSTFPQLKVPAGDNRLILSFHYYNPFYFTHYKASWTAHKDYSGPVHYPGATITSKEIAQQPATIRNLLAGSSEEYDADVIEQQVLTAVKVAQKLKLPLYCGEWGCLNTVSRKDRLRWYRDVRKVLEKNRIAWTIWDYKGSFGIIDDNGEPDDKLIKLLTKD, from the coding sequence ATGTTAAATATCTACAAACCATTTGTTGCCACATTACTCATCCTCATGCTGGCTGCGCCTTCTGCCATTGTTGCACAGGACGCACCCAGGATGCCTGAGGGATTTAACATTCAACGCGGCGTAAACATCAGTCACTGGCTATCGCAGTCCGGTGGCCGTCATGGTGTAGCACAGGCCGACTATTTCACTGAAAAAGACGTAGCCCTGCTGGCAGATAAAGGTTTTGACCATATCCGCATCCCGGTCGAGGAATCTGAGCTCTGGGACTACCGGGAAGAGAAATACAAAGATGCTTTTGCACTTTTACATAAAGCGATCGGCTGGTGTAAACAATACCACCTGCGGGCGATAGTGGACATGCATATTCTCCGCAGTCATCATTTCAATTCCAAGAGCAGGGCTCTTTGGGATGAATCTGCCGCCCAGGAGCGTTTCCTGCAATGCTGGCGCGAGCTGAGTGCTGAACTGAAAAAATACCCTTCCAACCTCGTGGCCTATGAACTGCTGAACGAGCCTGTGGCCGACAGTGCCTCCCAGTGGAATGACCTGCTGGCGCGCGGCGTGGCGCTGATCCGGGAGCTGGAGCCTAAACGGGTCATCGTCATTGGCAGTAACCATTATCAGTCTTTCAGCACTTTTCCGCAGTTAAAGGTACCTGCGGGAGATAATCGCCTGATACTGAGTTTTCACTATTACAATCCCTTCTATTTCACCCATTATAAGGCCAGCTGGACGGCCCATAAGGACTATAGCGGTCCTGTACATTACCCCGGCGCCACCATTACCTCAAAAGAGATTGCCCAGCAGCCGGCTACCATCCGGAACCTGCTGGCAGGCAGTTCGGAGGAGTATGATGCCGATGTTATTGAGCAGCAGGTCCTGACCGCGGTAAAAGTGGCACAGAAACTTAAATTACCGCTTTATTGCGGGGAATGGGGCTGCCTGAACACCGTCAGCCGCAAAGACAGGCTCCGCTGGTACCGCGATGTCAGAAAAGTCCTGGAAAAGAACCGTATCGCCTGGACTATCTGGGACTATAAGGGCAGTTTCGGCATCATTGACGACAATGGTGAGCCGGATGACAAGCTCATTAAACTGCTAACGAAAGACTAG
- the secDF gene encoding protein translocase subunit SecDF: protein MQLKGLVRFFAGALILISVYYLSFTFLVRGYEKKVVAQAQSDISKSLPTAEQKYPGNKELQAVYSDSLADLVKERRQRILDSTSNKEIAGFPWYVTYDKAKEKELNLGLDLQGGMNVVLDVSVEDVIRSLSGHSQDPAFNKALDLAVQRKKTSQSDFVTLFGQAYEEVQPQGRLSTIFANAYQKDIDFNTSNSKVLDVIRREAGAAIKNTYLVLQKRIDKFGVASPNISLDENKGIISVELAGVDNPERVRKYLQASANLEFREVYRNDEQFISTILQPMNEAIKAAVGSTPAKAAADTTAKQAADTSAAVAKAAGDTSTTGSLSAILNDSAKSGKADSLKTDAERRAELAKAEPFFSIFLPRYHPQQGVAYGPVVGNILPSDTATFRRYLQIPSVRNVLPKDLVFVYGAEDKENKRAPLPVYAIKVNPISPAPRVGGERIVDARQDYDQSGRPEISMTMDQVGAKEWKKLTGELAPSDPNNPATLNYVAVVLDNIVYSAPSIQGEIAGGRSSISGSFTLEEANDLANILKSGKMPAPAKIVQEQIVGPSLGQASIAAGAKSFIISFIVIFVLMLVYYNSAGWVANIALVLNLLFTFGILASLGATLTMAGIAGLVLTVGMAVDTNVIIFERIKDELSRGKTYQQAVEDGYKRSYAPVLDGHITSLLTAIILFYFGLGPVLGFATTQIIGLLLSLFCGIMVSRIVTDWWTNKKRHFEYFTPISKKIFKHASFDFVGKRKYAYIISFVMIALGASSFFHGFRHGVDFDGGRNFTVRFEQPVKSEEVQDVLGKEFGSEPYVKTIGTSNQLSITTNYKIEEQNEAVDKEVTQKLFNGLKKYYEPGLTYEAFASPRFIVASQTVSPTISDDLRAGAVKATILSLVVIFLYILLRFSKWQYSIGTIFSLLHDVMVTLAVFSYCRDIVPFPLEVDQHFIAAILTVIGFSMNDTVIVFDRIREYFRTGVMKGASRDQVINKAINDTLSRTVMTSLTVFLTILILFIFGGEVTRGFAFAMLIGVVTGTYSSIFVAAPVLVDFDKKNQLANESEVVPVKETAAPATAKK from the coding sequence ATGCAACTTAAAGGACTGGTTAGATTTTTTGCCGGTGCATTGATCCTTATCTCTGTGTATTATTTGTCGTTCACGTTTTTGGTACGTGGCTACGAGAAGAAAGTAGTTGCGCAAGCCCAGAGTGATATTAGCAAATCATTACCAACTGCTGAACAGAAGTATCCAGGTAATAAAGAGCTGCAGGCTGTTTATTCGGATTCACTGGCAGACCTGGTAAAGGAAAGAAGACAAAGGATTCTGGACAGTACCAGTAACAAAGAAATAGCGGGTTTTCCTTGGTATGTGACTTACGACAAAGCCAAAGAAAAAGAGCTGAACCTGGGGCTTGACCTTCAGGGTGGTATGAACGTCGTACTGGACGTGAGTGTGGAAGATGTGATCCGGTCACTGAGCGGTCATTCACAGGATCCGGCTTTCAATAAAGCCCTGGACCTGGCTGTGCAGCGCAAGAAAACCAGTCAGTCTGATTTCGTTACATTGTTCGGGCAGGCATATGAAGAAGTACAGCCGCAGGGCCGTCTTTCTACCATCTTTGCCAACGCATACCAGAAAGACATTGATTTTAATACAAGCAACAGCAAGGTACTGGATGTGATCCGTCGTGAGGCAGGCGCAGCCATTAAGAATACCTACCTCGTGTTGCAGAAACGTATCGATAAGTTCGGGGTTGCATCTCCTAACATCAGCCTGGATGAGAACAAGGGTATCATCTCTGTGGAACTGGCAGGTGTTGACAATCCTGAGCGTGTGAGAAAATACCTCCAGGCCAGCGCTAACCTGGAATTCCGTGAGGTATACAGGAACGATGAGCAGTTCATCTCTACTATTCTCCAGCCGATGAACGAAGCCATCAAAGCTGCTGTAGGTTCTACCCCTGCAAAAGCTGCTGCTGATACTACCGCTAAACAGGCAGCAGATACTTCCGCTGCTGTAGCAAAAGCTGCAGGCGATACCAGCACTACAGGTAGCCTCTCCGCTATCTTAAATGACTCTGCAAAATCCGGCAAAGCTGACTCACTGAAAACAGATGCTGAGCGCAGGGCTGAACTGGCAAAAGCTGAGCCTTTCTTCAGCATTTTCCTCCCAAGGTATCATCCGCAGCAGGGCGTTGCTTATGGCCCGGTTGTAGGTAATATCCTCCCTTCCGATACTGCTACCTTCAGACGTTACCTCCAGATCCCGTCAGTAAGAAATGTACTGCCTAAAGACCTGGTGTTCGTATACGGTGCTGAAGACAAAGAAAATAAACGTGCGCCGCTGCCGGTTTACGCTATCAAAGTAAATCCGATCAGCCCGGCTCCGCGTGTAGGTGGTGAAAGGATCGTAGATGCAAGACAGGATTACGATCAGAGCGGCCGTCCCGAAATTTCTATGACAATGGACCAGGTTGGCGCCAAAGAATGGAAAAAGCTGACCGGCGAACTGGCTCCTTCTGATCCCAACAATCCTGCTACACTGAATTATGTAGCTGTTGTACTGGATAATATCGTTTACTCTGCTCCATCCATCCAGGGTGAGATCGCAGGTGGCCGTTCTTCTATCTCCGGTAGCTTTACCCTGGAAGAAGCAAACGACCTGGCAAACATCCTGAAATCCGGTAAAATGCCGGCTCCTGCAAAGATCGTTCAGGAGCAGATCGTCGGACCATCACTGGGTCAGGCATCTATCGCAGCCGGTGCTAAATCTTTCATTATCTCCTTCATCGTGATCTTCGTCCTGATGCTGGTGTACTATAACTCCGCTGGTTGGGTAGCAAACATTGCGCTGGTGCTCAACCTGCTGTTCACCTTCGGTATCCTCGCTTCCCTCGGCGCTACGCTGACGATGGCAGGTATCGCCGGTCTGGTACTCACTGTCGGTATGGCCGTAGATACGAACGTAATCATATTCGAGCGTATTAAAGATGAACTGAGCCGCGGTAAGACCTATCAGCAGGCAGTAGAAGACGGTTACAAACGTTCCTACGCACCTGTACTGGATGGTCACATTACCTCCCTGCTCACCGCTATCATCCTGTTCTACTTTGGTCTCGGTCCGGTACTGGGCTTCGCTACCACACAGATCATCGGCTTGCTGCTGTCCCTGTTCTGCGGTATCATGGTTTCCCGTATCGTTACTGACTGGTGGACTAACAAGAAAAGACACTTCGAATACTTTACCCCGATCTCTAAAAAGATCTTCAAACACGCTTCCTTCGACTTCGTAGGAAAGAGAAAATACGCTTATATCATATCATTCGTTATGATCGCATTAGGCGCATCCTCTTTCTTCCACGGTTTCCGTCACGGTGTTGACTTCGATGGTGGTCGTAACTTCACCGTTCGTTTTGAGCAGCCGGTAAAATCTGAAGAAGTACAGGATGTACTGGGTAAAGAATTTGGTAGCGAACCTTATGTTAAGACAATCGGTACCAGCAACCAGCTCAGCATCACTACCAACTATAAAATCGAAGAGCAGAACGAAGCTGTAGATAAAGAAGTAACACAGAAACTGTTCAATGGTCTGAAGAAATACTATGAGCCAGGACTGACTTACGAAGCATTCGCTTCTCCAAGGTTCATCGTAGCTTCACAGACAGTATCTCCGACTATTTCTGACGACTTGCGTGCAGGCGCCGTGAAAGCGACCATCCTGTCCCTGGTTGTGATCTTCCTGTACATCCTGCTGCGTTTCAGCAAATGGCAATATTCAATCGGTACTATCTTCTCCCTGCTGCACGACGTGATGGTAACACTGGCAGTATTCTCTTACTGCCGCGATATCGTTCCGTTCCCACTGGAAGTTGACCAGCACTTCATCGCTGCGATCCTGACCGTGATCGGTTTCTCCATGAACGATACCGTGATCGTGTTCGACCGTATCCGTGAATACTTCCGCACAGGTGTAATGAAAGGTGCAAGCAGAGACCAGGTGATCAACAAAGCCATCAACGATACGCTGAGCCGCACCGTAATGACTTCCCTGACCGTGTTCCTGACCATCCTGATCCTGTTCATCTTCGGTGGTGAAGTAACCCGTGGTTTCGCCTTCGCGATGCTGATCGGTGTGGTTACCGGTACTTACTCTTCCATCTTCGTGGCGGCTCCGGTACTGGTAGACTTCGACAAGAAGAACCAGCTGGCTAACGAAAGCGAAGTAGTTCCTGTAAAAGAAACAGCTGCTCCGGCTACAGCGAAAAAATAA
- a CDS encoding serine hydrolase: protein MRRSVFLWLMLFFAACNTNKNMGTRYNPAKDSFLDTLLSAHADRLGPVFRQVQEFGLQIIYTQIDRDADNRPHFTDHYYRVDTGRYFYPASTVKLAASALALEKLNDLNIPGLDRNTPMFTDSLQGITPEVLSDSTAANGLPSVGQYIKKILLVSDNDAYNRLYEFIGQETFNKRLWENGFTAVQIKHRVGVTGIDPEENRHTNPVTFRQGDRVIYSQPEAYSRLTFSPRHDLMGKAYYNDKNELVNSPMDASRKNRVPLADLHGILRQIIFPETVTKKHRFRLKDSDYQFLYHCMSAQPDESAHPHYDTAEFHHNYVKFLLFGGKEGNSINANIRSFNKPGWAYGFLTDVAYIADFTHHVEFMLSATVYVNKDGILDDEHYQFEETGKPFLKALGEIIYEYELQRAKKHLPDLSKFRFDYTKRLE, encoded by the coding sequence ATGCGTCGTTCTGTTTTTCTCTGGTTGATGCTATTCTTTGCAGCCTGCAATACTAATAAAAATATGGGAACAAGGTACAATCCTGCCAAAGACTCCTTCCTCGACACGCTTTTAAGCGCTCACGCCGACAGGCTGGGCCCCGTATTCCGGCAAGTGCAGGAATTTGGTTTACAGATCATTTACACACAGATAGACAGGGATGCTGACAACCGTCCCCACTTCACCGATCATTATTACCGGGTGGATACCGGCCGGTATTTCTATCCTGCTTCCACGGTAAAACTGGCGGCAAGCGCCCTGGCCCTGGAGAAACTGAACGACCTGAACATTCCGGGCCTGGACAGGAATACGCCTATGTTCACCGACAGCCTGCAGGGCATTACCCCTGAAGTGCTGTCTGACAGTACCGCTGCTAACGGACTCCCTTCAGTAGGGCAATATATAAAAAAAATATTATTGGTAAGCGATAATGACGCTTATAATCGTCTTTATGAGTTCATCGGACAGGAGACCTTTAATAAGAGATTGTGGGAGAACGGCTTTACGGCTGTACAGATAAAGCACCGGGTGGGGGTTACGGGAATAGATCCCGAGGAAAACCGGCACACCAACCCTGTCACCTTCCGGCAGGGGGACCGGGTGATATACAGTCAGCCGGAAGCCTATAGCCGCCTGACCTTCTCTCCCCGGCATGACCTGATGGGAAAAGCTTACTATAATGATAAGAACGAACTGGTGAACAGCCCTATGGACGCCTCCCGGAAGAACAGGGTTCCCCTGGCAGACCTTCATGGGATATTGCGGCAGATAATTTTTCCGGAAACTGTAACAAAAAAACATCGATTCCGTTTAAAGGATAGCGATTACCAGTTTTTATATCACTGTATGTCTGCTCAACCGGATGAATCAGCACATCCCCATTATGATACAGCCGAATTCCACCATAATTACGTGAAATTCCTGTTATTTGGCGGAAAAGAGGGCAACAGCATTAATGCGAACATACGTAGTTTCAATAAACCTGGCTGGGCATACGGATTCCTGACAGATGTAGCCTATATAGCGGACTTCACACATCATGTAGAATTCATGTTGTCGGCCACCGTATATGTAAATAAAGACGGAATTTTAGACGATGAACATTATCAATTCGAAGAAACAGGGAAGCCATTCTTAAAAGCATTGGGCGAAATCATTTACGAGTATGAACTACAACGCGCGAAAAAACATCTTCCGGATCTGTCGAAATTCAGATTCGATTATACCAAACGTCTTGAATAA
- a CDS encoding DUF4397 domain-containing protein, translating to MTTKKTRVWAIAALVTVVTSFSACLKSDTVTPQRDRAAVAIINGILTGGDLDFYDNTTKVNNGALSIGFYYIGYPIYGGVRTFAFKKSGQTTDYVAVTSLYDSLTYNTVIAYGDSTAPQMRSIKDDFTGATQTAVNIRFFHLSPTTGAVDLYIDDVKVDSNRTYVGTGGLRTVFTPLSKGVFTNNIKIKEAGTTTVLAENSSPNYSFSSGSVYTIYLVGSKNYTDKRKLAVNNIRSLY from the coding sequence ATGACAACTAAAAAAACTCGCGTGTGGGCAATAGCGGCCCTTGTGACAGTGGTAACCAGCTTCAGCGCCTGCTTAAAAAGTGACACCGTAACTCCTCAGCGGGACAGGGCTGCGGTAGCAATTATCAATGGTATCCTCACCGGCGGTGACCTGGATTTCTATGATAACACTACCAAGGTGAATAACGGCGCACTTTCCATTGGTTTTTACTATATCGGATATCCTATTTATGGCGGTGTCCGTACCTTCGCCTTCAAAAAGTCAGGTCAGACTACCGACTATGTGGCTGTAACCAGCCTGTATGATTCCCTGACATACAATACCGTGATAGCTTATGGTGATTCCACTGCTCCGCAAATGAGAAGTATCAAAGACGATTTCACCGGCGCTACCCAGACAGCCGTGAATATCCGTTTCTTCCATTTAAGCCCTACCACCGGCGCTGTTGACCTGTATATCGACGATGTAAAAGTGGACAGCAACCGTACCTACGTGGGCACCGGCGGATTGAGAACAGTTTTCACACCGCTGAGCAAAGGTGTTTTCACCAACAATATCAAAATAAAGGAAGCAGGCACCACTACCGTGCTGGCAGAAAATTCTTCTCCAAACTACAGCTTCTCTTCAGGCAGTGTATATACTATATACCTGGTAGGTTCCAAGAATTATACTGACAAGAGAAAATTAGCCGTAAATAATATCCGCAGTCTTTACTAA
- a CDS encoding pyridoxal phosphate-dependent aminotransferase has product MAKLSRELKAQGIDIVDLSIGEPDFDTPAHIREAAKKAIDDGFTHYTPVAGYLELRQAVVHKLQRDNGLQYTPEQIVVSTGAKQSIANTVLSIINPGDEVIIPTPYWVTYSELVKLCQGEVVFVPCSIENKYKITPAQLEAAITPKTKLFMFSSPCNPTGSVYSKEELKALADVFAKHPQIYVMADEIYEYINYVGKHESIAQFEGMQERTIIINGLSKGFAMTGWRLGYLAAPKALAKAADNIQSQFTSATCSITQRAAITALTGELTTAHAMVDEFRKRRAFVFEQLSSIPGLQLIQPDGAFYMFPNVSAFFGKSFEGEVIKNADDICMYLLHKVNVSTVTGAAFEQPDCIRLSYATSMAKLEEGMKRLKAGFAQLS; this is encoded by the coding sequence ATGGCTAAATTAAGCCGTGAGCTGAAAGCCCAGGGTATAGACATTGTAGATCTGAGCATAGGAGAACCTGATTTTGATACACCTGCCCATATCAGGGAGGCCGCAAAGAAAGCTATCGATGATGGCTTTACACATTATACGCCTGTTGCAGGCTATCTTGAACTGCGTCAGGCCGTGGTCCATAAGTTGCAGCGCGATAACGGACTACAATACACGCCCGAGCAGATCGTTGTATCAACAGGCGCCAAGCAGAGCATCGCCAATACAGTACTGAGTATTATCAATCCAGGCGATGAAGTGATCATCCCTACTCCCTACTGGGTGACCTATTCAGAACTGGTGAAACTCTGCCAGGGAGAAGTGGTATTTGTTCCCTGCAGTATTGAAAACAAATATAAGATCACACCGGCCCAGCTGGAAGCGGCTATTACACCGAAGACGAAACTGTTCATGTTCTCTTCTCCCTGCAATCCGACCGGTTCCGTATACAGCAAAGAAGAACTGAAGGCGCTGGCCGATGTTTTTGCAAAGCATCCCCAGATCTATGTTATGGCCGACGAGATCTATGAATATATCAACTATGTTGGTAAACATGAAAGCATTGCCCAGTTTGAAGGCATGCAGGAACGTACCATCATCATCAATGGTCTCAGTAAAGGTTTTGCCATGACCGGATGGCGCCTGGGCTACCTGGCCGCTCCCAAGGCGCTGGCAAAAGCCGCCGACAATATCCAGAGCCAGTTCACCTCCGCTACATGCTCCATCACACAACGCGCAGCCATCACCGCCCTCACCGGCGAGTTGACCACTGCACATGCCATGGTGGATGAGTTCAGGAAAAGGCGCGCATTCGTCTTTGAACAGCTCAGCAGCATTCCGGGTTTACAACTGATCCAGCCGGATGGCGCGTTCTACATGTTCCCGAACGTCAGCGCGTTCTTCGGTAAATCGTTCGAAGGCGAGGTGATCAAAAATGCAGATGACATCTGCATGTATCTCCTGCATAAGGTGAATGTATCGACCGTTACCGGCGCTGCATTCGAGCAGCCTGACTGTATCCGCCTGTCCTACGCTACATCTATGGCAAAGCTGGAGGAAGGCATGAAGCGCCTGAAAGCAGGATTTGCACAACTAAGCTGA
- a CDS encoding M23 family metallopeptidase, whose translation MFIYALLLLTFALALLSLFLVFVASGRIFRHSWSLFILGLSLGLFIYLYGTWIYLTVDAKWGFGICLLLTLFLGFFRKKKHTPVPRAWRFIGNLFFSALFLTLSTLYFTGTTGKARAIDLAFPLKTGRYFVLQGGKGLPTNLFHYSLRGAIYAMDIVKLRPDGSRAKAIFSRRLEDYEIFGDTLYSPCDGRIARAIGEDPDNIPPDMIRGPHNTNQVLIETANSYVFLAHLKQGSVIVKEGDVVKQGDPLGCVGNSGFSSEPHLHIQAHVKVPGIPWYQSPPRYIHFNGRGYLLYEVIRPQRVEMVKK comes from the coding sequence ATGTTTATTTACGCTTTGTTACTACTTACATTCGCCCTGGCTCTGCTAAGTCTTTTCCTGGTCTTTGTTGCTTCCGGCAGGATATTCCGGCATAGCTGGTCCCTGTTTATTCTCGGGCTCTCCCTAGGCCTGTTCATTTATCTCTATGGCACCTGGATCTATCTTACTGTCGATGCTAAATGGGGATTTGGCATCTGCCTGCTGTTAACGCTGTTCCTCGGTTTCTTCCGCAAGAAGAAACATACGCCGGTGCCCCGCGCCTGGCGTTTTATCGGCAATCTGTTCTTTTCAGCATTGTTCTTAACGCTCAGCACCCTGTATTTTACCGGTACTACAGGAAAGGCAAGGGCTATCGACCTGGCTTTCCCGCTGAAGACGGGCCGGTATTTCGTGCTGCAGGGAGGGAAGGGGCTGCCTACAAACCTGTTCCACTACAGCCTGCGCGGCGCAATATATGCCATGGATATCGTGAAGTTAAGACCGGATGGCAGCCGTGCAAAGGCGATATTCAGCCGCCGGCTGGAGGATTATGAAATATTTGGCGATACATTGTACAGTCCCTGCGATGGCCGTATTGCCAGGGCTATCGGGGAAGATCCCGACAACATTCCGCCGGATATGATCAGGGGCCCGCACAATACCAACCAGGTACTGATCGAGACAGCGAATAGCTACGTGTTCCTTGCCCATCTGAAGCAGGGAAGTGTGATCGTAAAAGAAGGAGATGTGGTGAAACAGGGCGATCCCCTGGGATGTGTGGGTAATTCAGGATTCAGCTCAGAACCGCATTTACATATACAGGCACATGTAAAAGTGCCGGGCATTCCCTGGTATCAGTCGCCGCCCCGCTATATTCATTTCAACGGAAGGGGATACCTGCTGTATGAAGTGATAAGGCCGCAGCGGGTAGAGATGGTGAAAAAGTAA
- a CDS encoding methylmalonyl-CoA mutase has protein sequence MKDSIKTDAGITIAPVYTTPVPMQELPGEFPFTRGVHASMYRDKLWTMRQYAGFSTAEASNERYHYLLQQGVMGLSVAFDLPTQIGYDSDHAMSEGEVGKVGVAIDSLEDMERLFKGIKLEEISTSMTINATGFILLALYIALAKKQGADLKKISGTIQNDILKEYAARGTFIYPPKPSMRLITDIFDYCSHSVPKWNTISISGYHIREAGANAVQELAFTLANGKAYLKAALDKGLDINVFARRLSFFFNAHNHLFEEVAKFRAARRMWAHITKDMGATDPKAQMMRFHTQTGGSTLTAQQPHNNIVRVTVQTLAATLGGTQSLHTNGYDEALSLPTEAAARIALRTQQIVGYESGIADTVDPLAGSYYVEALTNEVESRAWELIGKIDVMGGAVSAIEQGFMQDEIARSAYRYQQEIENGEKIIVGVNKFTVREDVATEVFRIDDSIRQVQTERLQALRAKRDNAAVAALLQRLETAAQTTENLMPIVVEAVESYCTLGEIADTLRKVWGEYKGI, from the coding sequence ATGAAAGATAGTATCAAAACAGATGCCGGTATCACGATCGCACCTGTATATACCACTCCGGTGCCGATGCAGGAGTTGCCGGGCGAGTTTCCTTTTACAAGGGGCGTACATGCTTCCATGTACCGGGACAAGCTGTGGACAATGCGGCAGTATGCGGGTTTCAGCACGGCAGAAGCTTCTAATGAGCGTTATCACTACTTACTGCAACAAGGAGTAATGGGCCTCAGTGTGGCGTTTGACCTGCCTACCCAGATCGGGTACGATTCCGACCATGCAATGTCGGAGGGCGAGGTGGGGAAAGTCGGTGTAGCTATTGACTCGCTCGAAGACATGGAGCGCCTGTTCAAAGGCATCAAACTGGAGGAGATCTCCACGTCCATGACCATCAACGCTACCGGTTTTATCTTACTTGCCCTGTATATTGCCCTGGCCAAAAAACAGGGCGCCGATCTGAAAAAGATATCAGGTACTATTCAGAATGATATTCTCAAGGAATATGCGGCCCGTGGTACCTTCATCTATCCTCCCAAGCCTTCTATGCGGCTTATTACCGATATCTTTGATTATTGCAGTCACTCGGTACCTAAATGGAATACCATATCCATCTCAGGATATCACATCCGTGAAGCAGGCGCTAATGCGGTACAGGAGCTGGCATTTACGCTGGCTAACGGTAAGGCGTACTTAAAGGCAGCGCTGGACAAAGGGCTGGATATAAACGTCTTTGCCCGCCGCCTTTCTTTCTTCTTTAACGCGCATAACCATCTCTTCGAGGAAGTGGCTAAATTCCGCGCAGCACGCCGGATGTGGGCGCATATCACCAAAGACATGGGAGCGACCGATCCGAAGGCGCAGATGATGCGCTTCCATACGCAGACAGGCGGTAGTACACTGACTGCCCAGCAGCCGCACAACAACATCGTGCGGGTAACGGTACAGACATTGGCCGCAACGCTGGGCGGTACGCAGTCGCTGCATACCAATGGTTATGACGAGGCGCTGTCACTTCCTACTGAAGCAGCCGCGCGGATTGCCTTACGTACACAGCAGATCGTGGGATATGAAAGCGGTATTGCAGATACCGTAGATCCGCTGGCGGGGTCTTACTATGTGGAGGCGCTGACAAATGAAGTAGAGTCCCGTGCCTGGGAGCTGATCGGCAAAATAGATGTGATGGGAGGCGCTGTCAGTGCCATTGAACAAGGATTTATGCAGGATGAGATTGCGAGGAGCGCCTATCGTTATCAGCAGGAAATTGAGAATGGTGAGAAGATCATTGTAGGGGTGAATAAATTCACGGTGCGCGAAGATGTAGCGACAGAGGTGTTCAGGATCGATGATAGTATCAGGCAGGTGCAAACGGAGCGGCTGCAGGCCTTGCGGGCCAAACGGGATAATGCTGCTGTAGCGGCGTTGTTGCAGCGACTGGAGACTGCGGCGCAGACGACGGAAAATCTTATGCCGATTGTAGTGGAGGCCGTGGAGAGCTACTGTACACTGGGGGAGATTGCGGATACCTTGCGGAAGGTGTGGGGAGAATATAAGGGGATTTAA
- a CDS encoding class I SAM-dependent methyltransferase, translating into MSSIYYNACPMCGAGNIHKVLTAKDYTVSGESFDIYHCGHCSGRFTQHVPGPAEIGRYYQSQDYISHSETRKGLINRLYHSVRKITMRSKQNWVKAATGLKQGTLLDIGCGTGAFLHYMKQLGWQVTGLEPDEIARNNAKTLYNIEPLPSSELFSLPVQQFDAITMWHVLEHVHSLHDYLRQIRTLLKPEGSLIIAVPNYTSPDAEHYQSFWAAYDVPRHLYHFSPSSMEVLLKQHKIRIVRKHPMVFDGFYVSLLSEKYKTGGSGLFKGFWNGFISYRKGLKNVDRCSSVVYECKAE; encoded by the coding sequence ATGTCTTCTATTTATTATAACGCCTGCCCGATGTGTGGGGCTGGCAATATACACAAGGTACTGACTGCCAAGGATTATACTGTGTCGGGCGAATCATTTGATATCTATCATTGCGGGCATTGCAGCGGAAGGTTCACCCAGCATGTTCCAGGCCCTGCTGAAATAGGCCGTTACTATCAATCACAGGACTATATCTCGCATTCTGAAACCCGTAAAGGGCTTATCAACCGCTTGTACCATAGCGTGAGAAAGATCACCATGCGATCCAAACAGAACTGGGTTAAAGCAGCGACAGGACTGAAACAAGGAACCCTGCTCGATATAGGTTGCGGCACCGGCGCCTTCCTCCATTATATGAAACAACTTGGCTGGCAGGTTACCGGCCTGGAACCCGACGAAATAGCCAGGAATAATGCCAAAACGCTTTATAATATTGAGCCACTGCCCTCCTCTGAACTGTTCTCCCTTCCGGTACAACAGTTCGATGCCATCACCATGTGGCATGTTCTTGAACATGTACATTCCCTGCATGACTACTTGAGACAGATCCGTACCCTGCTGAAACCGGAAGGATCTCTCATCATCGCAGTGCCTAACTATACATCCCCTGATGCAGAACATTATCAATCCTTCTGGGCTGCATACGATGTACCACGCCATCTTTACCACTTCTCCCCTTCCTCTATGGAAGTCCTGCTGAAACAACATAAGATCCGCATCGTACGCAAACATCCGATGGTGTTTGACGGATTCTATGTGAGCCTGCTGAGTGAGAAATACAAAACAGGCGGTAGTGGCTTGTTTAAAGGCTTCTGGAATGGGTTCATCTCCTATAGGAAAGGGCTGAAAAATGTAGATAGGTGCAGCTCCGTGGTATATGAATGTAAAGCAGAATAG